A section of the Arcobacter roscoffensis genome encodes:
- a CDS encoding Sua5/YciO/YrdC/YwlC family protein: MNSSLVYLVQTDTTVGFSCSSHERLSDVKQRPRSKKILNTVDSFKTLNENTRVPKKFRKQVRRASKTTYIYPNLKSFRVINKESLFHPFISKFKILYSTSANLTGNSFDEEFALKNSDIIVNQKDGFSEKVSSSIYKINKSKIVKIR; encoded by the coding sequence ATGAACTCATCATTAGTTTATTTAGTACAAACTGATACAACTGTAGGTTTCTCATGTTCTTCACATGAGAGGCTTTCAGATGTAAAGCAAAGACCACGAAGCAAAAAAATACTAAATACAGTTGATTCTTTTAAGACTTTAAATGAAAATACAAGAGTACCTAAAAAATTTAGGAAGCAAGTAAGAAGAGCTTCAAAAACTACATATATTTATCCAAATCTAAAGTCCTTTAGAGTTATAAATAAAGAGTCTTTATTTCATCCTTTTATATCAAAATTTAAGATACTTTATTCTACTTCTGCAAATCTTACTGGAAATAGTTTTGATGAAGAATTTGCTCTAAAAAATAGTGATATTATTGTAAATCAAAAAGATGGCTTTAGCGAAAAGGTTTCATCTTCAATTTATAAAATAAATAAATCAAAAATAGTTAAAATAAGATAA